The following are encoded in a window of Pseudomonas multiresinivorans genomic DNA:
- a CDS encoding NahK/ErcS family hybrid sensor histidine kinase/response regulator: protein MARPSDEQQQQALAGLLGLGSHSARKSHYPELVARLDELEAERNRYKWLFEHAVHGIFQASLSQGLRAANPALARMLGYDDPQQVLWSLADMASQLFVEGEAEMRRILALLRERDGLFGYETRLRRRDGSHVIVLMNLLIKPDEEGLVEGFVADITERVLAQQRLQSLNEELEQRVAARTRELEGLNQQLREARDAAEAANNSKDKYLAAASHDLLQPLNAARLLVSTLRERKLPGSEQVLVERTHQALEGAEDLLTDLLDIARLDQSAIRPDLDVHPLDELLGPLVSEFDEVARAAGLRLRSRIPALAVRTDHRLLSRILRNFLSNACRYTERGSVMLAARRRGDKVRMEVWDTGRGIPADQLQAIFLEFNQLDAGRAAERRGVGLGLAIVDRIAGILGCRVQVRSVPGRGSVFAIEVPLVRDLPQPGPVENGPRPVTGDPLPGRRLLVIDNEEAILLSMAALLGQWGCEVLVATSYEEALKALDGKAPEVILADYHLDHGRTGCEAVRGLREHFRRELPAVMITADRSDDCRRALQRLGMPLLNKPVKPGKLRAALSLLLSH from the coding sequence ATGGCGAGGCCCTCTGACGAGCAGCAGCAACAAGCCCTGGCCGGGCTGCTCGGGCTGGGCAGCCATTCCGCGCGCAAGAGCCATTATCCCGAGCTGGTGGCGCGCCTGGACGAGCTGGAAGCCGAGCGCAACCGCTACAAATGGCTGTTCGAGCACGCCGTCCACGGCATCTTCCAGGCCAGCCTGAGCCAGGGCCTGCGCGCCGCCAACCCTGCGCTGGCGCGGATGCTCGGCTACGACGATCCGCAACAGGTGTTGTGGAGCCTCGCCGATATGGCCAGCCAGCTGTTCGTCGAGGGCGAAGCGGAGATGCGCCGCATCCTGGCGCTGTTGCGCGAGCGCGATGGCTTGTTCGGTTATGAGACTCGCCTGCGTCGCCGCGATGGCAGCCACGTCATCGTGCTGATGAACCTGCTGATCAAGCCCGATGAAGAGGGGCTGGTGGAAGGCTTCGTTGCCGACATCACCGAGCGCGTGCTGGCCCAGCAGCGCCTGCAGAGCCTCAACGAGGAACTGGAACAGCGCGTCGCCGCCCGCACCCGCGAGCTGGAAGGGCTGAACCAGCAGTTGCGCGAGGCCCGCGACGCTGCCGAGGCCGCCAACAACAGCAAGGACAAGTACCTCGCCGCCGCCAGCCACGACTTGCTGCAACCGCTGAACGCCGCGCGCCTGCTGGTTTCCACCCTGCGCGAACGCAAGTTGCCGGGCTCCGAGCAGGTGCTGGTCGAGCGTACGCACCAGGCGCTGGAAGGCGCCGAGGACCTGCTCACCGACCTGCTGGATATCGCCCGCCTGGACCAGAGCGCGATCCGCCCGGACCTGGATGTCCATCCGCTGGATGAGCTGCTCGGTCCGCTGGTTTCGGAGTTCGACGAAGTGGCGCGCGCGGCGGGGTTGCGCCTGCGTTCACGGATACCGGCGCTGGCGGTGCGCACCGATCACCGCCTGCTGTCGCGCATCCTGCGTAATTTCCTCAGCAATGCCTGCCGGTACACCGAGCGTGGCAGCGTGATGCTGGCGGCTCGCCGACGCGGCGACAAGGTGCGCATGGAGGTCTGGGACACCGGGCGCGGGATTCCGGCGGATCAGCTGCAAGCCATCTTCCTAGAATTCAATCAGCTGGATGCCGGCCGTGCGGCGGAGCGCCGGGGTGTCGGGTTGGGGCTGGCGATCGTCGACCGCATCGCCGGCATCCTCGGTTGCCGCGTGCAGGTGCGCTCGGTGCCGGGGCGTGGTTCGGTGTTCGCCATCGAGGTACCGCTGGTACGCGACCTGCCGCAGCCCGGCCCGGTCGAGAATGGCCCACGCCCGGTCACCGGCGATCCATTGCCCGGTCGGCGCCTGTTGGTGATCGATAACGAAGAGGCGATCCTCCTCAGCATGGCCGCGCTGCTCGGGCAGTGGGGCTGCGAGGTGCTGGTGGCGACGAGCTACGAGGAAGCGCTGAAGGCGCTGGATGGCAAGGCGCCGGAGGTGATCCTGGCCGATTACCACCTGGACCATGGCCGCACCGGCTGCGAGGCGGTGCGCGGGCTACGCGAGCATTTTCGCCGCGAGCTGCCGGCGGTGATGATCACCGCTGACCGCAGCGACGATTGCCGCCGGGCACTGCAGAGGCTGGGGATGCCGCTGCTGAACAAGCCGGTGAAGCCGGGCAAGTTGCGCGCCGCCTTGAGCCTTCTGCTGAGCCACTGA
- the ercA gene encoding alcohol dehydrogenase-like regulatory protein ErcA, which produces MPHELSQLRKFVSPEIIFGAGCRHNVANYVKTFGARKVLLVSDPGVVAAGWVADIEASLAAQDIPFCRYTDVSPNPRVEEVMRGAEVYRSEGCNVIVAVGGGSPMDCAKGIGIVAAHGRNILEFEGVDTLRVPSPPLILIPTTAGTSADVSQFVIISNQDERMKFSIVSKAVVPDVSLIDPETTLTMDPFLSACTGIDALVHAIEAFVSTGHGPLTDPHALEAMRLINGNLVQMIANPADIALREKIMLGSMQAGLAFSNAILGAVHAMSHSLGGYLDLPHGLCNAVLVEHVVAFNYSAAPERFKVIAETFGIDCRGMTHAQIRQRLVEHLIALKNAVGFHESLGLHGVGSSDIPFLSRHAMQDPCILTNPRESSLRDVEVVYGEAL; this is translated from the coding sequence ATGCCTCACGAGCTCAGCCAACTGCGCAAATTCGTCTCGCCTGAGATCATTTTCGGTGCCGGATGCCGGCACAATGTCGCCAACTACGTGAAAACCTTCGGTGCGCGCAAGGTGCTGCTGGTGTCGGACCCAGGGGTAGTCGCCGCCGGTTGGGTCGCCGATATCGAGGCCAGCCTGGCCGCCCAGGACATCCCCTTCTGCCGCTACACCGATGTGTCGCCCAACCCGCGCGTGGAGGAGGTGATGCGCGGCGCCGAGGTCTACCGCAGCGAAGGCTGCAACGTGATAGTCGCGGTCGGCGGTGGCAGCCCGATGGACTGCGCCAAGGGCATCGGCATCGTCGCCGCCCACGGCCGCAACATCCTCGAGTTCGAAGGCGTGGACACCCTGCGTGTGCCCAGCCCGCCGCTGATCCTGATCCCGACCACCGCCGGTACTTCGGCGGACGTCTCGCAGTTCGTGATCATTTCCAACCAGGACGAGCGGATGAAGTTCTCCATCGTCAGCAAGGCCGTGGTGCCCGATGTGTCGCTGATCGACCCGGAAACCACCCTGACCATGGACCCATTTCTCTCCGCGTGCACCGGCATTGACGCCCTGGTGCATGCCATCGAGGCCTTCGTCTCCACCGGCCACGGCCCGCTCACCGACCCCCACGCGCTGGAGGCGATGCGGCTGATCAACGGCAATCTGGTGCAGATGATCGCCAATCCGGCGGACATCGCCCTGCGCGAGAAGATCATGCTGGGCAGCATGCAGGCCGGGCTGGCGTTCTCCAACGCGATCCTCGGCGCGGTCCACGCCATGTCCCACAGCCTGGGCGGCTACCTCGACCTGCCGCACGGGCTGTGCAATGCCGTGCTGGTGGAGCACGTGGTGGCGTTCAATTACAGCGCCGCGCCCGAGCGCTTCAAGGTGATCGCCGAGACCTTCGGCATCGACTGCCGGGGCATGACCCACGCGCAGATTCGCCAGCGTCTGGTGGAACACCTGATCGCCCTGAAGAATGCTGTGGGCTTCCACGAAAGCCTCGGCTTGCACGGTGTCGGCAGCTCGGACATTCCGTTCCTCTCGCGCCACGCCATGCAGGACCCGTGCATCCTTACCAACCCTCGCGAATCCAGCCTGCGCGATGTCGAGGTGGTGTATGGCGAGGCCCTCTGA
- a CDS encoding alpha/beta hydrolase family protein: MHGSDWSAERAVAAAGDFAELHVAHGGLLWAAFDPVSARCRLFLRREGQSRELTPPGSSVRSRVYEYGGGSCCPTTDGVAWVEEGDQQVYWLRLGGTPRPITHRDDCRYGDLHFVPAWNALLAVEEENGSAGVSHRIVRLDADGRRRVIAFGADFYASPVAERNGERIAWVEWDRPHQPWTRTRLCESFAGEERCLAGQARHESIQQPRFAEDGRLHWLSDCAGYWQPYHEVLGALPCAAADHASAPWQLGGHTFLPLLRGNLLATRYEEGRGVLVLYDGRGGERRLAAEYSRFRSLAADERHFYCIAAAPDRLPTLLAIRRVDGSTQVLAGGERPLPESELSRGEAFHYPVGEDECGHGFFYPAQGNRPAPPLVVFLHGGPTSACYPVFDGRIQFWTRRGFAVADLNYRGSSGHGRAYRERLHLGWGQVEVEDIGAALDCLGNAGRIDRQRVFVRGASAGGYSALMALARLDGLRGGASLYGVSDPQALARVTHKFEADYLDWLIGDPQQDAGRYRERTPVLLAGQIKVPVIFFQGELDAVVVPAQTDAMVESLRRRGVPVEVHRYAGERHGFRQAANLAHALEAEWRFYQALLEV, encoded by the coding sequence ATGCACGGCAGCGACTGGAGCGCCGAGCGCGCGGTAGCCGCCGCGGGGGACTTTGCCGAGCTGCACGTGGCCCACGGCGGATTGCTGTGGGCCGCCTTCGACCCTGTCAGTGCGCGCTGCCGGTTGTTCCTGCGCCGCGAAGGACAGAGCCGCGAACTGACGCCACCGGGCTCTTCGGTACGCAGTCGCGTCTACGAATACGGCGGCGGCTCCTGCTGCCCAACTACCGATGGCGTGGCCTGGGTGGAAGAGGGTGACCAGCAGGTGTACTGGTTGCGCCTGGGCGGCACGCCAAGGCCGATTACCCACCGCGATGATTGTCGCTACGGCGACCTCCACTTCGTTCCGGCATGGAATGCACTTTTGGCGGTGGAAGAGGAGAACGGCAGCGCCGGGGTGAGCCATCGTATTGTTCGTCTCGACGCCGATGGCCGGCGCCGGGTGATAGCCTTCGGCGCGGACTTCTACGCATCGCCGGTGGCGGAGCGCAATGGCGAACGTATCGCCTGGGTGGAGTGGGATCGCCCGCACCAGCCCTGGACGCGCACCCGCCTGTGCGAATCCTTCGCCGGCGAAGAGCGTTGTCTGGCCGGGCAGGCCCGCCACGAGTCCATCCAGCAGCCGCGCTTTGCCGAGGATGGGCGCCTGCACTGGCTGAGCGACTGCGCCGGCTACTGGCAGCCGTACCACGAGGTCCTGGGGGCCTTGCCGTGCGCCGCCGCCGATCACGCCAGCGCTCCCTGGCAACTGGGCGGGCACACCTTCCTGCCGCTGCTGCGCGGCAATCTGCTGGCGACCCGTTACGAAGAGGGGCGCGGGGTGCTGGTGCTGTATGACGGACGTGGCGGCGAGCGCCGGTTGGCGGCGGAGTACAGCCGCTTTCGCTCGCTGGCGGCGGATGAGCGCCACTTCTATTGCATCGCCGCTGCACCGGATCGCTTGCCGACGCTGCTGGCGATCCGCCGGGTGGACGGTTCCACCCAGGTACTCGCCGGTGGCGAACGGCCGCTGCCGGAATCCGAATTGTCCCGCGGCGAGGCATTTCACTATCCGGTGGGCGAAGACGAGTGCGGGCACGGGTTCTTCTATCCGGCGCAGGGCAACCGGCCGGCGCCGCCGCTGGTGGTATTCCTACACGGCGGTCCGACCTCCGCCTGTTACCCAGTGTTCGACGGGCGCATCCAGTTCTGGACCCGCCGCGGCTTTGCCGTGGCGGATCTCAATTACCGTGGCAGCAGCGGCCACGGCCGCGCCTATCGCGAGCGCCTGCACCTGGGCTGGGGCCAGGTGGAAGTGGAAGACATCGGCGCAGCATTGGATTGCCTCGGCAACGCCGGGCGCATCGATCGGCAGCGTGTCTTCGTGCGTGGCGCCAGTGCCGGCGGCTATAGCGCACTGATGGCGCTGGCGCGGCTGGACGGTCTGCGCGGGGGCGCCAGCCTGTATGGCGTCAGCGATCCGCAGGCACTGGCGCGGGTGACCCACAAGTTCGAGGCGGACTACCTGGACTGGCTGATCGGAGATCCGCAGCAGGACGCCGGGCGTTACCGCGAGCGAACTCCGGTGCTGCTGGCCGGGCAGATCAAGGTGCCGGTGATCTTCTTCCAGGGCGAACTGGACGCGGTGGTGGTACCGGCGCAGACCGACGCGATGGTCGAATCCCTGCGCCGGCGCGGCGTGCCGGTGGAAGTGCATCGCTATGCCGGGGAGCGCCATGGCTTCCGCCAGGCCGCCAATCTTGCCCACGCGCTGGAGGCGGAGTGGCGTTTCTACCAGGCGCTGCTGGAGGTCTGA
- the pqqE gene encoding pyrroloquinoline quinone biosynthesis protein PqqE, with amino-acid sequence MRNSGSSCAEAPVGPPLWLLAELTYRCPLQCPYCSNPLDFARGGEELSTAQWIEVFRQAREMGAAQLGFSGGEPLVRQDLAELIAAARGLGFYTNLITSGIGLNEKRLKEFADAGLDHIQISFQAADEEVNNLLAGSRKAFAQKLAMARAVKAHGYPMVLNFVTHRHNIDSIDRIIELCIELEADFVELATCQFYGWAELNRAGLLPTREQLQRAERITSEYRERLAAAGNPCKLIFVVPDYYEERPKACMGGWGSVFLDVTPDGTALPCHSARQLPVKFPNVREHSLQHIWYESFGFNRFRGDAWMPEPCRSCDEKERDFGGCRCQAFMLTGDAEATDPVCAKSAHHGIILDARREAETASMPLSALTLRNERASQLICKA; translated from the coding sequence ATGCGCAATTCTGGATCGAGCTGCGCTGAGGCGCCGGTAGGGCCGCCGCTCTGGCTGCTGGCCGAGCTGACCTACCGCTGCCCGCTGCAGTGCCCGTACTGCTCTAATCCGCTGGACTTCGCCAGGGGCGGCGAGGAGCTGTCCACCGCACAATGGATCGAGGTGTTCCGCCAGGCCCGCGAGATGGGCGCGGCGCAGCTGGGCTTTTCCGGCGGTGAGCCGCTGGTGCGCCAGGACCTCGCCGAGCTGATCGCCGCGGCGCGTGGGCTGGGTTTCTACACCAACCTGATCACCTCCGGCATCGGCCTCAACGAGAAACGCCTGAAGGAGTTCGCCGACGCCGGGCTCGACCATATCCAGATCAGCTTCCAGGCCGCCGACGAGGAGGTGAACAACCTCCTGGCCGGCTCGCGCAAGGCGTTCGCCCAGAAGCTCGCCATGGCCCGCGCGGTAAAGGCCCATGGCTACCCGATGGTGCTCAACTTCGTTACCCACCGGCACAACATCGACAGCATCGATCGCATCATCGAGCTGTGCATCGAACTGGAGGCGGACTTCGTCGAACTTGCCACCTGCCAGTTCTATGGCTGGGCCGAGCTGAACCGTGCCGGCCTGCTGCCGACCCGCGAGCAGCTGCAGCGGGCCGAGCGCATCACCTCCGAATACCGCGAGCGCCTGGCCGCCGCAGGTAACCCGTGCAAGCTGATCTTCGTGGTGCCGGACTACTACGAGGAACGTCCCAAGGCCTGCATGGGGGGCTGGGGCAGTGTGTTCCTCGATGTCACCCCGGACGGCACCGCGCTGCCGTGCCACAGCGCACGACAACTGCCGGTGAAGTTCCCCAACGTGCGCGAGCACAGCCTGCAGCACATCTGGTACGAGTCCTTCGGCTTCAACCGTTTCCGCGGTGATGCGTGGATGCCTGAGCCGTGCCGTTCCTGCGACGAAAAGGAACGCGACTTCGGCGGCTGCCGCTGCCAGGCCTTCATGCTTACCGGCGATGCCGAAGCCACCGACCCGGTGTGCGCCAAATCGGCCCACCACGGGATCATCCTCGATGCCCGCCGCGAGGCGGAAACCGCCTCCATGCCACTCAGCGCGCTGACCCTGCGCAACGAGCGGGCCTCGCAACTGATCTGCAAGGCCTGA
- the pqqD gene encoding pyrroloquinoline quinone biosynthesis peptide chaperone PqqD, translated as MSLPSLDSVPALRRGFRLQFEPAQGCHVLLYPEGMVKLNDSAGAILGRVDGQADVAGIIDGLRADFPGVPGIDEDILAFLEVAYAQFWIELR; from the coding sequence ATGAGTCTGCCTTCGCTGGACAGCGTACCGGCGCTGCGCCGGGGGTTTCGCCTGCAATTCGAACCGGCCCAGGGCTGCCACGTGCTGCTCTATCCTGAAGGGATGGTGAAGCTCAACGACAGCGCCGGGGCGATTCTCGGCCGCGTCGACGGGCAAGCCGACGTCGCCGGCATCATCGATGGCCTGCGTGCCGATTTCCCCGGCGTGCCGGGCATCGACGAAGACATCCTGGCATTCCTCGAGGTGGCCTATGCGCAATTCTGGATCGAGCTGCGCTGA
- the pqqC gene encoding pyrroloquinoline-quinone synthase PqqC: MTREAMSPAEFEQALRARGACYHIFHPYHVAMYEGRATREQIQGWVANRFYYQLNIPLKDAAILANCPDREVRREWLQRILDHDGAPGEEGGIEAWLRLAESVGLDREQVLSQELVLPGVRFAVDAYVNFARHASWQEAASSSLTELFAPQIHQSRLDSWPQHYPWIDASGYDYFRKRLSQARRDVEHGLRITLEHYRTREAQERMLEILQFKLDVLWSMLDAMSMAYELQRPPYHTVTSERVWHRGLL, encoded by the coding sequence ATGACCCGCGAAGCCATGAGCCCCGCCGAATTCGAACAGGCCCTGCGCGCCAGGGGCGCCTGCTACCACATCTTCCACCCGTACCACGTGGCCATGTACGAAGGCCGCGCGACCCGCGAGCAGATCCAGGGCTGGGTGGCCAACCGCTTCTACTACCAGCTGAATATTCCGTTGAAGGACGCGGCGATCCTCGCCAACTGTCCGGACCGCGAGGTGCGCCGCGAATGGCTGCAGCGCATCCTCGATCACGACGGGGCTCCAGGTGAGGAGGGCGGCATCGAGGCCTGGTTGCGCCTGGCTGAATCCGTGGGGCTGGACCGCGAGCAGGTGCTGTCCCAGGAGCTGGTGCTGCCCGGCGTGCGCTTTGCCGTGGACGCCTACGTCAACTTCGCCCGCCACGCCAGCTGGCAGGAAGCGGCCAGCAGCTCGCTGACCGAACTGTTCGCCCCGCAGATCCACCAGTCGCGCCTGGACAGCTGGCCGCAGCACTACCCGTGGATCGACGCCAGCGGCTACGACTACTTCCGCAAGCGCCTGTCGCAGGCGCGCCGCGATGTCGAGCACGGCCTGCGTATCACCCTGGAGCACTACCGCACCCGCGAGGCCCAGGAGCGCATGCTGGAGATCCTGCAATTCAAGCTCGATGTGCTCTGGAGCATGCTCGACGCCATGAGCATGGCCTATGAACTGCAGCGCCCGCCGTACCACACGGTGACGAGCGAGCGCGTATGGCACAGGGGGTTGCTGTGA
- the pqqB gene encoding pyrroloquinoline quinone biosynthesis protein PqqB: protein MHIRILGSAAGGGFPQWNCNCRNCRGVRDGSVIAQPRSQSSIALSDDGENWILCNASPDIRAQLASFPALQPARRLRDSAIAAIVLLDSQIDHTTGLLSLREGCPHEVWCTEMVHQDLSTGFPLFPMLSHWNGGLKHQLIELDAEPFVIPACPGLRITAIALRSSAPPYSPHRGNPHPGDNIGLFVEDTATGGKLFYAPGLGQVDDGLLAWMRRADCLLVDGTLWRDDEMRVCEVGDKLGSEMGHLAQSGPGGMIEVLDGIDGPRKVLIHINNTNPILDIASPERAELDARGIEVAFDGMGIFL, encoded by the coding sequence ATGCACATCCGAATTCTCGGGTCGGCCGCCGGCGGCGGCTTTCCCCAGTGGAACTGCAATTGCCGCAACTGTCGCGGCGTACGCGACGGCAGCGTGATCGCGCAGCCACGCAGCCAATCCTCCATCGCGCTGTCCGACGACGGCGAGAACTGGATTCTCTGCAACGCATCCCCCGACATCCGCGCCCAGCTGGCGTCCTTCCCGGCCCTGCAGCCGGCGCGGCGCCTGCGCGATTCGGCAATTGCCGCCATCGTCCTGCTGGACAGCCAGATCGACCACACCACCGGCCTGCTCAGCCTGCGCGAAGGCTGCCCGCACGAGGTGTGGTGTACGGAGATGGTCCACCAGGACCTGTCCACCGGCTTTCCGCTGTTCCCCATGCTGTCGCACTGGAACGGCGGGCTGAAGCACCAGCTCATCGAATTGGATGCCGAGCCCTTCGTCATCCCGGCCTGCCCGGGCCTGCGCATCACCGCCATCGCCCTGCGCAGCAGTGCACCGCCGTACTCACCGCACCGGGGCAATCCGCATCCGGGCGACAACATCGGCCTGTTCGTCGAAGACACCGCTACCGGCGGCAAGCTGTTCTATGCGCCGGGCCTGGGGCAGGTGGACGACGGCCTGCTGGCCTGGATGCGCCGCGCCGACTGTCTACTGGTGGACGGCACGCTCTGGCGCGACGACGAGATGCGCGTCTGCGAGGTGGGCGACAAGCTCGGCAGCGAGATGGGCCACCTGGCCCAGAGCGGCCCCGGCGGCATGATCGAGGTGCTCGACGGCATCGACGGGCCGCGCAAGGTGCTCATCCATATCAACAACACCAATCCCATCCTCGACATCGCCTCGCCCGAACGCGCCGAACTCGACGCGCGCGGCATCGAGGTGGCGTTCGACGGCATGGGCATCTTCCTGTGA
- the pqqA gene encoding pyrroloquinoline quinone precursor peptide PqqA, whose product MWTKPSFTDLRLGFEVTLYFANR is encoded by the coding sequence ATGTGGACCAAGCCTAGCTTCACCGACCTGCGCCTTGGCTTCGAAGTGACCCTGTACTTCGCCAACCGCTGA
- a CDS encoding sigma-54-dependent Fis family transcriptional regulator: protein MHPQSLENCPNDLAAFIADHFGERDIQPEGAIARSWYRSVMEHHLDPRARAEKHILTAGEIREHQSLHQDYLAIASQGVTGLARRVLPAGFAVLLSDENGITLDARLPSERDRYTQAGLIVGARWDESIAGTNGIGTALAAGEALTIHRQEHFLVSNFRLSCSVAPIFDAQHQLRGCLNATCLYNDGPKDAQYLTLQLVILYARLIENASFRQRYRDRLTLSVKARDEVSDLANEQLIALDEQGRVIGANHAAFTASRGELLGSRIEQLLEADVDQLLDLSKGGARGIRLRTLADHALVDVGLRTPASPPRRSTPLRSGSNSPEHPDLTRLAGTDPRLQDGVHKLRRVLDKGISILVTGETGTGKEAFARAIHQASARHAGPFVALNCAAIPESLIESELFGYRGGSFTGASKKGMKGKLELANGGTLFLDEIGDMPAHLQTRLLRVLAEREILPLGAEAPVALDVQVVSATHQNLAEMIRTKGFREDLFYRLAGMTLQLPALRERSDREALIDSLLAGLGGNLRLDAGVREQLRSHPWPGNIRQLLNCLRYAAALAEDGRIDLDCLPMELHQATPAVMAMPEPQNGALAARLDDDEARHLLAVLRERQWNISAVAEQFGIARSTLYRKMKKHGIVQPNALY from the coding sequence ATGCACCCGCAATCCCTGGAAAACTGCCCGAACGACCTTGCCGCCTTCATCGCCGATCACTTCGGCGAACGTGATATCCAGCCCGAGGGCGCCATCGCGCGCTCCTGGTACCGCAGTGTGATGGAGCACCATCTCGACCCCCGCGCACGGGCGGAAAAACACATCCTCACCGCCGGGGAAATCCGCGAGCACCAGAGCCTGCACCAGGACTACCTGGCCATCGCCAGCCAGGGCGTCACCGGCCTCGCCCGGCGCGTGCTGCCGGCTGGCTTCGCGGTGCTGCTCAGCGACGAAAACGGCATCACCCTCGATGCGCGCCTGCCCAGTGAACGCGACCGCTACACCCAGGCCGGGCTGATCGTCGGTGCGCGCTGGGACGAATCCATCGCCGGCACCAACGGCATCGGCACCGCCCTGGCTGCCGGCGAGGCGCTGACCATCCACCGCCAGGAGCACTTCCTGGTCAGCAACTTCCGCCTGAGCTGCTCGGTGGCGCCGATCTTCGATGCGCAACACCAGCTGCGCGGCTGCCTGAACGCCACCTGCCTGTACAACGACGGGCCCAAGGACGCGCAGTACCTGACGCTGCAACTGGTGATCCTGTATGCCCGGCTGATCGAGAACGCCAGCTTCCGCCAGCGCTACCGCGACCGCCTGACCCTCTCGGTGAAGGCCCGCGACGAGGTGTCGGACCTGGCGAACGAACAGCTCATCGCCCTCGACGAACAGGGCCGGGTGATCGGCGCCAACCACGCCGCCTTCACCGCCAGCCGGGGCGAGCTGCTGGGCAGCCGCATCGAGCAGTTGCTGGAGGCGGATGTCGATCAGTTGCTGGACCTGAGCAAGGGCGGCGCGCGCGGCATCCGCCTGCGCACCCTGGCCGACCATGCGCTGGTGGACGTCGGCCTGCGCACACCGGCCAGCCCTCCACGCCGCAGTACGCCCCTGCGTAGCGGCTCGAACAGCCCGGAACATCCCGATCTCACCCGCCTCGCCGGCACCGACCCGCGCCTGCAGGACGGCGTGCACAAGCTGCGCAGGGTGCTCGACAAGGGCATTTCCATCCTGGTGACCGGCGAGACCGGCACCGGCAAGGAAGCCTTTGCCCGTGCCATCCACCAGGCCAGCGCGCGGCATGCCGGGCCCTTCGTCGCGCTGAACTGCGCGGCAATCCCGGAAAGCCTGATCGAGAGCGAACTCTTCGGCTACCGCGGCGGCAGCTTCACCGGCGCCAGCAAGAAAGGCATGAAGGGCAAGCTGGAGCTGGCCAATGGCGGCACCCTGTTCCTCGACGAGATCGGCGACATGCCGGCTCACCTGCAGACGCGCCTGCTGCGCGTGCTGGCCGAGCGGGAAATCCTCCCGCTGGGCGCTGAAGCGCCGGTGGCGCTGGACGTGCAAGTGGTCTCCGCCACCCACCAGAACCTGGCCGAGATGATCCGCACCAAGGGCTTCCGCGAAGACCTGTTCTACCGCCTCGCCGGCATGACCCTGCAGTTGCCGGCCCTGCGCGAACGCAGCGACCGCGAGGCGCTGATCGACAGCCTGCTGGCTGGCCTGGGCGGCAACCTGCGCCTGGACGCCGGCGTACGCGAACAGCTGCGCAGCCATCCCTGGCCGGGCAACATCCGCCAATTGCTGAACTGCCTGCGCTATGCCGCCGCCCTCGCCGAGGACGGCCGCATCGACCTGGACTGCCTGCCGATGGAATTGCATCAGGCGACTCCCGCCGTCATGGCCATGCCGGAACCGCAGAATGGCGCCCTCGCCGCCCGCCTGGACGATGACGAAGCCCGCCACTTGCTGGCCGTGCTGCGCGAGCGACAATGGAACATCAGTGCGGTAGCGGAACAGTTCGGCATTGCCCGGTCGACCCTGTATCGGAAGATGAAGAAGCACGGCATCGTGCAGCCCAATGCGCTGTATTGA